A window of the Deltaproteobacteria bacterium genome harbors these coding sequences:
- a CDS encoding IclR family transcriptional regulator encodes MYALYDNSNLYTPRPDMTPKNQYFSTSLEKGLKILSLFDTETRSLTQTEISRILALNMTSTYRFVNTLVKLEYLEKDPKTKEVRLGIRSLALSTNIIRSSDELRLIKKLVDDVHSRFNITIDVAFTVDNNLMRAYQREAKETLTYHLPSVAKNSLHNTSIGKAYLSTLPDDSLKQTINSISLPAKTPKTIIDKDQLLSEIEKTKHRGYAMCVEEYLPGLITIGAPLINQRTGTGLGGVSFDFSIIQQNAHEVEQKYSAIVIELARSISEVLKRALKC; translated from the coding sequence ATGTATGCTCTTTACGATAATAGTAATTTATATACACCACGGCCAGATATGACACCAAAAAATCAGTATTTTTCGACCTCATTAGAAAAAGGGCTGAAAATACTCTCCCTGTTTGATACGGAAACCCGTAGCCTTACTCAGACCGAAATTTCACGGATTTTGGCGCTGAACATGACTTCCACCTATCGTTTTGTAAACACGCTCGTGAAATTGGAGTATCTCGAAAAAGATCCAAAGACCAAAGAAGTAAGGTTGGGGATCAGATCCTTAGCTCTCAGTACAAACATTATTCGATCCAGCGACGAGTTACGTCTCATAAAAAAGCTGGTTGATGATGTTCACAGTCGATTCAATATCACTATAGATGTAGCTTTTACGGTTGATAATAACCTGATGAGAGCTTACCAGCGGGAGGCAAAAGAAACACTCACCTACCATCTGCCTTCAGTTGCGAAAAATTCCTTGCACAACACTTCCATAGGAAAGGCCTACTTATCCACCCTACCCGATGACTCACTCAAACAGACGATTAACAGCATTTCGCTGCCGGCCAAAACCCCAAAAACCATCATCGATAAAGATCAATTGTTATCCGAGATCGAGAAAACAAAACACCGGGGCTACGCCATGTGTGTCGAGGAATATCTGCCCGGGCTTATCACTATAGGTGCTCCTTTGATCAATCAGAGGACCGGCACGGGACTTGGCGGAGTTTCGTTCGATTTTTCGATCATCCAACAGAATGCCCACGAGGTGGAACAGAAGTATTCCGCCATAGTTATTGAATTGGCAAGATCGATCTCTGAAGTGCTGAAACGAGCTCTGAAGTGCTGA